Proteins found in one Desulfobaccales bacterium genomic segment:
- a CDS encoding PAS domain S-box protein, whose product MANYSDQNWLVPQSERKQAEEALLKAGALQKAIFNSANFSSIATDAQGVIQIFNVGAERMLGYTAAEVVNKITPAEISDPQEVIARAAALSLELETQITPGFEALVFKASRGIEDIYELTYIRKDGSRFPAIVSVTALRDVQDTIIGYLLIGTDNTARKQAEEALLKAGALQKAIFNSANFSSIATDAQGVIQIFNVGAERMLGYTAAEVVDKITPAEISDPQEVIARAAALSLELETQITPGFEALVFKASRGIEDIYELTYIRKDGSRFPAIVSVTALRDVQNTIIGYLLIGTDNTARKQAEEALLKAGALQNAIFNSANFSSIATDAQGVIQIFNVGAERMLGYTAAEVVDKITPAEISDPQEVIARAAALSLELETTI is encoded by the coding sequence ATGGCAAACTACTCTGACCAAAATTGGCTGGTCCCGCAGTCTGAGCGTAAGCAGGCGGAAGAGGCCCTGCTTAAAGCGGGGGCCTTGCAGAAGGCGATTTTCAACAGCGCCAACTTCTCGAGTATCGCCACCGACGCACAGGGCGTCATTCAAATATTCAATGTCGGCGCCGAGCGCATGCTCGGCTACACGGCCGCCGAAGTGGTGAACAAGATCACCCCGGCCGAGATTTCCGATCCCCAGGAGGTGATAGCGCGGGCCGCGGCGTTGAGCCTCGAGCTGGAAACCCAGATCACGCCAGGTTTCGAGGCCTTGGTCTTCAAGGCTTCCCGGGGGATCGAGGATATCTACGAACTGACCTACATCCGCAAGGACGGGAGCCGCTTTCCGGCAATCGTCTCGGTCACGGCCCTGCGGGACGTTCAAGACACCATCATCGGCTATCTGCTGATCGGCACCGATAATACCGCGCGCAAGCAGGCGGAAGAGGCCCTGCTTAAAGCGGGGGCCTTGCAGAAGGCGATTTTTAACAGCGCCAACTTCTCGAGTATCGCCACCGACGCGCAGGGCGTCATTCAAATATTCAATGTCGGCGCCGAGCGCATGCTCGGCTACACGGCTGCCGAAGTGGTGGACAAGATCACCCCGGCCGAGATTTCCGATCCCCAGGAGGTGATAGCGCGGGCCGCGGCGTTGAGCCTCGAGCTGGAAACCCAGATCACGCCGGGTTTCGAGGCCTTGGTCTTCAAGGCTTCCCGGGGGATCGAGGACATCTACGAACTGACCTACATCCGCAAGGACGGGAGCCGCTTTCCGGCAATCGTCTCGGTCACGGCGCTACGGGACGTTCAAAACACCATCATCGGCTATCTGCTGATCGGTACCGATAATACCGCGCGTAAGCAGGCGGAAGAGGCCCTGCTGAAAGCGGGGGCCTTGCAGAACGCGATTTTCAACAGCGCCAACTTCTCGAGTATCGCCACCGACGCGCAGGGCGTCATTCAAATATTCAATGTCGGCGCCGAGCGCATGCTCGGCTACACGGCCGCCGAAGTGGTGGACAAGATCACCCCGGCCGAGATTTCCGATCCCCAGGAGGTGATAGCGCGGGCCGCGGCGCTGAGCCTCGAGCTGGAAACCACGATC
- a CDS encoding DUF6600 domain-containing protein produces MKREQRYLGLVAALCVGLALVLGTGFTQLAQAAPEDVAMFYNELEQHGQWFEYENYGPVWQPSRVGDDWRPYTDGRWVPTKQGYIFESQEPWGWATYHYGNWMPTAGYGWVWVPGRTWYPSTVQWRTSHKNVPVNASYVGWAPIPPQGYVPPPAYAPSTYGAPAADVLTPPLWIFAQAASFLLGFGQPYTPAYSYISQPVLAPPSYVPVFYRQTVIVSTYYTPAYYAPAVSRGRAPSYGAYSWGPPVQYISRVTNINQTIINNNITNNTTNITRINNVVPPQQLVARNAYIRQIVPPALLKGEPLPPSKPTGNIRLAQANLPALQGVPQLTAQIPRVQPHPVKPGQGVPGAGLPAKALMPLTPQMQQQVQKLPPKQQIVPIKPLPIKPVAAQPAVPAEPAVKAKPAVPAEPAVKAKPVVPAKPAVPAEPAVKGKPPVPAEPAVKGKPAIPAKPAVPAEPAVKAKPAVPAEPAVKAKPAVPAEPAVKAKPRVPGQRAVPAEPAVKAKPAVPSEPAVKGKPAVPAKPAVPAEPAVKAKPPVKGKPAPPAQQRQEQQKGKPQSE; encoded by the coding sequence ATGAAGAGAGAGCAACGGTATTTAGGGTTGGTAGCAGCCTTATGCGTGGGGTTGGCTCTGGTCCTGGGAACTGGTTTTACCCAGTTGGCCCAGGCAGCCCCGGAAGATGTGGCGATGTTTTATAATGAACTCGAGCAGCACGGGCAATGGTTTGAATATGAGAATTATGGGCCGGTGTGGCAACCCAGCCGAGTCGGGGATGATTGGCGGCCTTATACCGACGGCCGCTGGGTCCCCACCAAACAGGGCTACATATTCGAGTCCCAGGAACCCTGGGGTTGGGCTACCTACCATTACGGTAACTGGATGCCCACCGCCGGGTACGGCTGGGTCTGGGTTCCGGGACGCACCTGGTATCCATCCACGGTGCAATGGCGCACCAGTCACAAAAACGTGCCGGTGAATGCCTCGTATGTGGGCTGGGCCCCGATTCCCCCTCAAGGCTATGTCCCGCCCCCGGCCTATGCACCGTCGACCTACGGAGCGCCCGCAGCAGACGTGCTCACCCCCCCATTATGGATTTTTGCCCAAGCGGCCAGCTTCCTGCTGGGTTTTGGCCAGCCATACACTCCGGCCTATTCCTATATTTCCCAGCCGGTGCTGGCGCCCCCGTCCTATGTGCCGGTGTTCTATCGGCAAACGGTGATTGTGTCCACTTATTACACCCCCGCGTATTACGCTCCGGCCGTTTCCAGGGGCCGCGCCCCCAGCTACGGCGCCTATAGCTGGGGTCCGCCGGTGCAATATATCTCCCGAGTCACCAACATTAACCAAACCATCATCAACAACAACATCACCAACAACACAACCAACATCACCAGGATCAACAATGTGGTCCCGCCTCAGCAGTTGGTGGCCCGCAACGCCTACATCAGGCAGATTGTGCCGCCTGCCTTGCTTAAGGGTGAGCCCTTGCCGCCATCCAAACCGACGGGCAATATCAGATTGGCCCAGGCAAATCTGCCGGCTCTCCAAGGAGTGCCGCAACTAACGGCCCAAATTCCCAGGGTGCAACCGCATCCGGTGAAACCTGGCCAGGGCGTCCCGGGGGCAGGCTTGCCTGCCAAGGCGCTCATGCCTCTAACTCCGCAAATGCAGCAGCAGGTGCAGAAACTACCGCCGAAGCAGCAGATTGTCCCGATCAAACCGCTGCCCATCAAGCCGGTAGCGGCTCAGCCTGCGGTACCGGCAGAGCCTGCCGTGAAGGCTAAGCCTGCCGTGCCGGCCGAGCCTGCGGTCAAGGCCAAACCAGTAGTACCGGCTAAACCTGCGGTGCCGGCCGAACCTGCCGTCAAAGGTAAACCTCCCGTACCAGCCGAGCCTGCGGTTAAGGGAAAACCTGCGATCCCGGCTAAGCCTGCGGTACCGGCCGAGCCAGCCGTTAAGGCTAAGCCTGCCGTACCGGCCGAGCCCGCGGTTAAAGCCAAACCTGCGGTGCCGGCCGAACCTGCCGTCAAGGCTAAACCTAGAGTACCAGGCCAACGTGCGGTGCCGGCCGAGCCAGCCGTGAAGGCTAAGCCCGCCGTACCGTCCGAGCCCGCGGTCAAGGGTAAGCCTGCAGTTCCGGCTAAGCCTGCAGTTCCGGCCGAACCTGCAGTCAAGGCTAAGCCTCCGGTTAAGGGAAAACCAGCGCCCCCGGCCCAACAGCGCCAAGAGCAGCAAAAGGGAAAACCGCAATCGGAATGA
- a CDS encoding tetratricopeptide repeat protein has translation MRNTRNLMTVVACLLAIGLLFGSVALAQQTTGPAPQPTVGEPKHRSGPRALMAEDVITPIAKGYDLLRDGKYEAAEYQFKDALSRDRYNPFALNNLAVLQEKNGKLKDALAYLTDAKAHATEYLEQVEQTCFVGGLCNAVKPLRKLGATSTIAPIVDENYKKLQEKIAKTPMAPEPSTPPPMK, from the coding sequence ATGCGTAATACCCGTAACTTGATGACCGTGGTCGCCTGTTTGTTAGCAATCGGGCTCCTTTTCGGGTCCGTGGCCCTGGCGCAACAAACGACCGGCCCGGCCCCCCAGCCGACCGTGGGTGAACCCAAACACCGCAGCGGCCCCCGGGCCTTAATGGCGGAAGACGTAATCACCCCCATAGCCAAAGGATACGATCTCTTGCGGGACGGCAAATATGAGGCCGCGGAATATCAGTTCAAAGATGCCCTCAGCCGCGATCGCTATAATCCCTTTGCCCTGAACAATCTGGCGGTGCTGCAAGAGAAGAATGGCAAGTTGAAGGATGCCCTGGCGTATCTAACCGACGCCAAAGCCCATGCGACAGAGTACCTGGAACAGGTGGAGCAGACTTGCTTTGTCGGTGGCCTGTGCAATGCGGTGAAACCGCTACGGAAGTTGGGCGCCACCAGCACTATCGCTCCCATTGTTGACGAGAACTACAAAAAGCTCCAGGAGAAGATTGCTAAAACTCCTATGGCTCCGGAACCGTCAACCCCGCCTCCCATGAAATAG
- a CDS encoding fasciclin domain-containing protein, translating into MRIKIALMTLLVVLLSVGTALSQAPVNMYDTLKAAGNFTTFLSAVDKANAQELKAMPGNFTLFAPTDEAFAKLPKDFLDGVMADGARVRDLVFYHITPGKYMAKDLPGLKECKTLCPTDRGDLLVLTKVGDKYMVGTAHIIKADVMATNGVIHVIDAVLLPKWAPKSLLKPTS; encoded by the coding sequence ATGAGAATAAAAATTGCCCTAATGACGTTACTGGTGGTGCTGCTTTCGGTAGGGACGGCTCTGAGCCAAGCCCCCGTAAATATGTACGATACTTTAAAGGCTGCCGGCAATTTTACGACTTTCTTAAGTGCCGTGGATAAAGCCAATGCTCAGGAATTGAAGGCGATGCCGGGCAATTTCACCCTGTTTGCGCCCACGGACGAGGCCTTCGCCAAGCTGCCCAAAGACTTCCTGGATGGCGTGATGGCCGATGGCGCCCGTGTCCGGGACTTGGTTTTCTACCACATCACCCCTGGCAAGTATATGGCCAAAGATCTTCCGGGGCTTAAGGAATGCAAGACCTTGTGTCCTACGGATCGGGGCGACCTCCTCGTGCTCACCAAAGTGGGCGACAAATATATGGTGGGTACCGCCCACATCATCAAAGCTGACGTCATGGCCACTAACGGCGTAATCCATGTGATTGACGCCGTCTTATTGCCCAAGTGGGCGCCTAAGTCTCTTTTGAAACCGACTTCGTAA